TGACCATTGTGTCGGGGCTTTTGCGTTTGTGGACCCAAAACTAGGGGCATAGTGTCTACCCCGGCTTGCCACAGCCTGGGAAAGCAGCTTACCCGTTGGTTTCATGTTCCAGACGTTGGCGGGCGACGCGTTCGTTGCGTTCTGCCTTTTGTTGATCCGCCAGAGAGGCTTCAACAAAATCCAGATGCGCCTCAATTGCAGCGCGGGCCGCATCGCCATCCCGTGCCTGTAGCGCATCGTTGATCGCACGATGTTGGTCCAGCAGAGCGGCACGGTTGGTCCGCTGTTTGAACATGACTTGCCGGTTGTAAAACACGCCGCCCCGCAACAGCTCGTACATCGACCGCATCATATGCAGCATCACCACATTATGGCTGGCCTCGATGATCGCCATGTGAAACTGCGCATCCAACTGCGCCTCTTCATCGGGAACGCGTTTCTCATGCGCTGCTTCCATCTTTTGAAACACCGCGTTCACAACCGCCAAATCCGTGTCCGAGCCAAGGCGCGCGGCGCGCTCTGCCGCCAATGCTTCCATGTCGCGCCTGAAAGACAGGTAATCGAAAACGGCTTCATCATGCCGGCCAAAAAGGGCAACCAGCGCCGGAGAAAAGGCGCTTCCCAAAACATCCGCAACATAGACGCCAGCACCGGGTTTCGCGCTTAGCAGCCCCACGGTCTGCAATTCTGAAATCGCATCGCGCAGAGAAGGGCGGGAGACCTTCAACCGTTCTGCCAGCTCCCTTTCGGGCGGCAGACGTTCACCGGCACGCAAGATGCCGCGCAGGATCAGCAGTTCGATCTGGCGAACAACAGCGGTGGACAGTTTTTCCGAGGCGACGGGTTGAAACGGCATGCGACCTTCCTTGAATTGGTTCGATCATATTACCGCTGGCCCGGCGGAGCAATGACCGCGCTGCGACAGAACGGGTTTCCCGGCGGCTTTCGCCACGGTCTTGTTAAGAGTTGATTAACCACAGCACCCCAAGATCACGAGATGTTTCGCGTCCTTTTACCATCGCTGGCCCTGCTGTCGGCCAGTTGCAATCTACCCAGTGTTGAATATCGCGGGATCACCCCCACGCGTGTTACCGTTCAGGGTTCTGTTTTCGATGTGCGTCAGCGCGGCAATCGTGCAGAGGCGATCCGCATTAATCCTCAATACGGCCCGCGATTTGGCCCGATCCGTGATCGGGCTGGGTTGGCAATGGCGCTGGTCAGCGGTTGTCGGGCGGTCAGCGTGACCGGCGATCAGGCGCAGGCTTTTGGCCGGTTGGACTGTGGATCTGGTGCCGCGCCAATCCTCTCCAATCCACAGTCTTATGATTGTGTGCCGCTCCGCGGATCAAGTATCCCCGAGATTGGCCAAATCCGGGTCGATCTGGACTGCGATCCGGCCTAACCCCGCCATATCTTGTGGATAACTCCGCTCATTCGGGCATCCCTTGTGGGGATCGCTTGACAGCTGCCCCTGCCAAAACGCATTTTACAGAACGCAGGAATCATCGGGAACCCGGCACAGGTGCGCTTTTCCAAACTCAGATTGACCGGCTTCAAAAGCTTCGTTGACCCGACCGACCTGATCATCGCCGATGGTCTGACAGGGGTGGTGGGCCCAAACGGCTGTGGCAAGTCCAATCTGCTAGAGGGGCTGCGCTGGGTCATGGGGGAAAACCGGCCCAAGGCGATGCGGGGCGGCGGCATGGAGGATGTAATCTTTGCCGGTGCCGCAACCCGCCCGGCCCGCAACTTTGCTGAAGTTGCCCTGCATATCGACAATTCTGAACGTCTGGCCCCCGCCGGATTCAACGACAGTGACAACCTTGAGATCGTGCGCCGCATCACCCGCGATGTGGGCAGCGCCTATAAGGCGGCGGGCAAGGATGTGCGCGCCCGTGATGTGCAGATGCTGTTTGCGGATGCCTCGACCGGGGCGCATTCGCCCGCACTGGTGCGTCAGGGGCAGATCGCCGAACTGATCAACGCCAAACCCAAAAACCGCCGCCGTATCTTGGAAGAAGCCGCAGGTATTTCCGGGCTTTACCAACGTCGGCATGAGGCAGAGCTGAAGCTGAACGGTGCCGAGGCCAATCTGGCGCGGGTGGATGATGTGATCGAACAATTGGCCACCCAGCTGGCGCAGTTGGCGCGACAAGCCCGTCAGGCAGCACGTTATCGCGAGATCGGTGATGCGCTGCGCCGCTCTGAAGGCATGCTGTTGTTTCGCCGCTGGCGCGAGGCAGAGGACGCCCGTGCTTTGGCGGAGGCAGAGCTGCGCAATCAGACAACGCTCGCAACGCAGGCCCAAGCGGTTGTGCAAGCCGCTGCCAAGGCGCGGCAGGTAGCCGAGGATGCGCTGCCTGCCCTGCGCGAGGAAGACGCGATTGCTGCGGCAGTGATGCAGCGATTGTCGGTACAGCGCGATACGCTGACCGATCAGGAAACCCGCGCCCAGCAGACGATAGAAACCCTGACTGGTCGGATTGCGCAATTGACCCGTGATATCGACCGCGAGGCAGGGTTGAACCGCGATGCGGGTGAGACAATTGCGCGTTTGGAATGGGAGGCGGGCGAGCTGGCCAAGGCGGGCGAGGGCCATGCCGAGGCGCTTGAGGCCGCATCCCAGGCAGCGCAGGAAGCGGCGGGCGTTCTGCAAGCCCGCGAGAGCGACCTATCCGAACAAACCGAAGATGTTGCCCGTCTGGCCGCACGCCACGGGTCGGCACAACGGCTGTTGGAAGACAGCCGTAAAACACAGGCCAAATCCGAAAGCGAAGCGCAAAAGGCACAAGAGGCAGCGGCGCAGAGCCAGTTGACATTGGATCAGGCCAAGGCGGGTTTCGAAATTGCGCAGGCGGCGGAGGTGGCGGCGGTCGCGGCGGCGGAACAGGCGGAAGTGGCTCTGCTCAACGCTGAAGAGGCGCGGGCCGAAACGCAGGCCCGCGAGGCCGATGCCCGTGGGGAACGCTCCGAAGCTGAGGGCGAGATGAACGCGTTGCGTGCCGAAGTTGCCGCATTGGCCAAGCTGGTGGAGCGTGACACAGCCGAAGGCGGGCAGATACTGGACCGTTTGCAGGTGGAGCACGGGTTTGAAAAAGCCTTGGGTGCTGCCTTGGCGGATGATCTGCGCGCACCCGAGGTGGAGGCCGATGGCCCCTCCGGCTGGGCGGTGTTGCCGCGCTACGATCAGGGACAGTCCTTGCCAGCGGGTGTGACACCCCTGTCACAACATGTGTCGGTGCCTGATGTTCTGGACCGGCGGATGGGGCAGATTGGGTTGGTCGACCCGGACGAGGGTCCGGGATTGCAGGCCGCCTTGCTGCCTGGACAACGGCTGGTATCGCTTGAAGGGGATCTGTGGCGCTGGGACGGGTTTCGGGCATGGGCCGAGGATGCACCATCAGCAGCAGCCTTACGTTTGCAACAGCTGAACCGGCTTGAGGTTCTGAAACAGGCGTTGGAACAAGCGAGCCAGCAGGCCGAAGGCGCACGTGCCGCCCATGACAGCCTGACGCGTCGCTTGGCAGAACAGACCGACGCAGACAAACGCGCCCGCGAGGCCCGCCGGAATGCGGATCGGGCGGTGGCCGATGCCGGCCGTGCGCTTAGCCGTGTCGAGGCAGATCGCAACCTTGCCGAGGGGCGGTTGGAGAGTCTGGGGTTGGCGGTAAAGCGTCACGAGGACGAGGCGATGGCCGCCCGGGGTCGTGTCCTGGAGGCTGAACGTGCCTTGGCCGAGCTGGGAGATCTGGCAGATGCCCGCGCCGGGATTGAAGACCTGCGCATGACGGTTGAGGCCGCGCGGATCACAATGATGTCGCGCCGTTCTGCCCATGATGAGTTGCGCCGTGAAGGGGATGCGCGGGTCAAACGGTCACAGGAAGTGACCAAAGAGACCAGCGGCTGGCGGCACCGGCTTGAGACCGCGGAAAAGCGCAGTGCGGAACTGGTCGAACGCAAGGAAGCATCCGAAGCGGAGCTGAAGGAAGCCAGCGCCGCACCGGCGGAAATTGCTGCCAAACGTGATGAGTTAAGCGCGGCGATTCAGACCGCCGAAACCCGCAAAACCGGCGCGGCTGATGCGCTGTCGGCTGCGGAAATGGCGTTGCGCGAAGCGACCGTTGCAGAACGTGAAGCAGAGCGGGATGCCTCCGAGGCCAGAGAGGCGCGGGCCCGTTCCGACGCCCGTGCCGAAGCCGCGAAAGAAACTGTCGCCGCCGCCGCTGAGCGGATTTTAGAAGACAGCCAGATGACGCCGGAAGAGCTTTTGACATCTTTGAACGCAACCCCTGACAAGATGCCCGGTGCCGGCGCATTGGAGGCGGATGTGAACCGGCTCAAACGTCAGCGGGACGCCTTGGGCGCGGTGAACCTGCGCGCGGAGGAAGACGCCAAAGAGGTGCAGGAGGAATATGACACGCTGACCGGCGAAAAGGGCGATCTGGAAGAGGCAATCAAAACCCTGCGTTCCGGCATCGCCAGTCTGAACCGCGAGGGACGCGAACGGTTGTTGACGGCTTTTGAGCAGGTGAATTCAAATTTCTCGATGTTGTTCACCCATCTGTTTGGTGGTGGGGATGCCAATCTGGTGATGGTGGAATCCGACGATCCGCTGGAGGCTGGTCTTGAGATTATGTGCCAGCCACCGGGCAAGAAACTCAGCACATTGAGTCTGCTGTCGGGGGGGGAACAGACCCTGACTGCGATGGCGCTGATTTTCGCGGTGTTCTTGGCCAACCCCGCGCCGATCTGTGTGCTGGACGAGGTTGACGCGCCTTTGGATGATGCAAACGTTACCCGCTTCTGTGATCTGCTGGACGAGATGTGCCGCCAGACTGACACGCGGTTTTTGATCATCACGCACCACGCGGTGACCATGGCGCGGATGGACCGCTTGTTTGGTGTGACGATGGCCGAGCAGGGCGTCAGCCAGCTGGTCTCGGTAGATCTGAAAAAGGCGGAAACGCTGGTCGCGTGATCCGCTACTTTGGTGCGACCTTCTCTACCGGCCCGCCGGCTTTTTCCCAGGCCCCGAAACCCTCTTTCAGATGCGCGGCGTCAAACCCCATATCTTGCAGGGTTGCCACGGAAATTGCCGACCGCCAGCCTGAGGCACAATGAAAGACAAATTTCTTGTCTTGGGCAAACACGTCTTTGAAATAGGGGCTATCGGGATCGACCCAGAATTCCAGCATCCCGCGCGGACAGTGGAAACTGCCGGGGATAAAGCCGCTGCGCGCGCGTTCACGCGGATCGCGCAGATCAACGATCTGGACGGCGGGATCATTGACCATTGCGATGCCGTCTGCGGTTTCGATCTCTTCAATGCGCGCCCGTGCGGCGGCGACCATTTCTGCGGCGGATGTTTTCAGGGCCATGGTATGTCCTTTGGGTTAGAGTTTTGACAGCAACGCAGGGGTGGGCCAGCCATCAACAGCCATGCCAAGGCGCGCCTGTTCGACACGCACGGCAGCACGGGTGGCAGCCCCCAGAATACCGTCGATGCCGCCCACATCATGCCCGCGGGCCTGCAGGCGGGTTTGAAGGTTTTTCATGTCACCACCTTCAAGCCCCTGATCGGGGTTGCCCGCATCAAACACCTGTGCCCCCTGCAGTCGCGTGGCGAAATATGCGGCGGTCATGACGTAGGTGAAACTTTGATTCCAGTCGAAATAGACGCGGAAATTGGGATAGGCGAGGAAGGCCGGCCCCTTGCGCCCCTGTGGCAGCAGGATAGCCGCCTCAAGCCCGGCGTGCAGCGGGCCGTTGCGCGGTGTCACGCCAAGTGCCTGCCAGTCTTCGGTGGATTTAACGGTTTCGAGCCCGGTCAAGGACCAGTCGAATGTCGCAGGCATCGTTACCTCGGCCAACCACGGCTCCCCTGCGCGCCAGCCAAGATCCTGCAACATCTTGCCCCCCGACATCAGCGCATCAGGAGCAGAGGTTTTTAACGAAACCTTGCCGTCACCATCGCCGTCGACACCGTTTTCCAGAATGTCACGGGGCAGCATCTGCACCATCCCGATCTCTCCGGCCCATGCCCCCGTGGTGCTGCGCGGATCAAACTGGCCCCGCGCGAAAAGCTCAATTGCGGCAAAGACCTGCGGGCGAAACAGCTCTGGTCGGCGGCAGTCATGGGCCAAGGTCACCAAAGCGTTGGCGGTGTTAAAGTCGCCCTGAAAGCTGCCATAGTCGGTTTCAAACGCCCAGAAGGCCAGCAGCACGCCGCGATCAACGCCATAGTCGCGCTCGATCCGGTCAAAGATACTATCATATCTTTCCCCATTTGCGCGGCCCCGGTTGATGCGGTCGTTTGAGATCAGGCGGCGCGAGAACTCAACGAAAGGCAGTTGAAATACACCCTGTTTGCGGTCCGCTTGCAGCACTGCGGGATCTTGGCGGACGCTGGCAAAGAATGCATCTGCGGTGATTTGGGGAATGCCTTTTGCCGCGGCCTCGGATTTCAGCCCCCCGATGAAATTGGTAAAGGACCCGCCGCATTCGGCTGCCGCGGAATGTGCCAGACCGGCAAACATAAGGGAAAGTAACAAACGTCGCATCGAAAATCCTCAACCAAGTAACATCGCAATGACAAACAGAAGCGCCAGACCTGTCGCCCATGCCTGCCACAGGCGGGTGATGCAGGCATCAATATGGGGGGCACCAATAGTGCGCGCACCTCGCGGGTTCACCCATGCAAATTCCTGCATGATGCCATCATAGGCACGTGGCCCGGCAAGCGCCACAGCGATGGCACGCGACATTGCCGCCTCTGGCCAGCCAGCGTTGGGCGATTTATGCAGCGCCGCATCGCGGCGGATTGCGGGCCATTGCGACAGGCCATGCGCAGGCAAAGCGATCAGCAATGCGGTAAGGCGGGCGGGCACCCAGTTCAGCAAATCATCCAGCCGCGCGGCGGCCCATCCGAAATCGGCGAAACGGGGCGTGAGATATCCGATCATACTGTCAGCGGTATTGATCAACTTATAGACCAGCAGCCCGGGCAGCCCGCCGATCAGAAACCAGAAGGCGGGTGCAATCACCCCGTCGCTCAGGTTCTCGGCACCACTTTCAATGGCAGATCGTGCAACCGCCGGTGCGTCCATGTTCCGGGTGTCACGGCTGACAATCATTGCGACAGCCCGCCGCCCCTGCGGCAAGGACAGGCGCAGCCCGTCCGCAACAGCGCAGACATGTTGCACGAGTGACCGATGGGCCAGAAGGATGGCGGTAATGATCATTTCAACGATGGGGCCAAACAGGCTCAGCAATGCGCCAAGGATACAGCCCAGCATAACCAGCCCCAGCACTACGAAGATGCCTTTGCCCTTGCGGCCTGATCCACGGTTGAAACGTTGATCGCACCAGCCGATCAGCCGGCCCATCAAAACGGCGGGATGGGGCAGGCGGTTCCACAGCCATTTTGGCTCTCCAATGAGCGCATCAAGCACAAGCGCAATGATCAGGATGCAGGCGCTGCTCATGCCAGAGCGGCCTCCAGTTGTGACCAGCGGTTGGTGGCCGGAAGGCCAAGACGCAGCCAGCGCGGATTATAGGGGAAGACCCTGCTCCAGATGTGGTGGCGGGCCAGACGGTCCTGCCATTGGCTGGCGTTCTCAACCTCGTAAAGCCGAAACAGCGATGTGCCGCCAACGGGTTTTGCACCCTGTTTGGTGAACAGCCTATCCAGCCGGATGGCATCCTGGGCCAGCCGCGCACGCGTGGCTTCCGCCCAGTTCAGATCGCGCAAGGCAGTGGTGCCGACCTCAAGCGCGGGCCCGGCAACGGCCCAAGGCCCCAGCATCCCAGCCAGCCGGTCCAGCAGCGCAGGATCGCCAATGACAAACCCAAGCCGCACCCCTGCCAAGCCCCAGAACTTGCCGAAACTTTTTAGGATCAGCGTGCCGGGTTTGGTGGCTTCGGCCATCAGAGTTCTATCCGGTGCAACATCACAGAAACTCTCGTCGATCACGCGTAAACTGCCGATGCAGTCCTGCGGTCCCCACAACCGGCCATCGGGGTTATTGGGGTGGACGTGCACGTTGGCGTCATGGGGGGCGGCATCACCCACCTCCCAGCCTGCGGCTGCAAAACTGGCGGCGTGTTCATTATAGGTAGGGCCGGGAATGTTGACGCGCCCTGTCGTGGCAAGCAGGGGAATATGCGCAATGGCAACCGAGGCACCGGCAACGGGCAAAATACCCGCGCTGTCGGGCACGGACCAAAACTGGCGGGCCGCGTCGATCAGCGCATGCCGTGCTGCCACATCCGGCAGGGCAGTCCAGGCGGCTTGTGGGATCGGGGGCAGGGGGTAGGAATCGGGGTTGATGCCCGTCGACAGATCCAGCCAGCTTTCGCGGTTGCCGCCGAAACGGTCGATCGCGGCGTCCAGATTGCCGCCATGGTCGCGCTTGTCCTGCATCTATCTGGCGTATCCTTTACAAACCCTTCCGGCAAAGCGGTGCCGTTACCTTGCACTGGCAGAGCGGAAAAACGCCGCTTTTTCAAGGGAAGTTTTGGTTGGTTAATCCTTTGTGGTCCGAATTAACGCTTTGTTAACGAAAAACAGGGACGACAGGCTTATGAGTGCCGAGCATCATATCCTAGCGCAGGTGCAGGACAGCTTCATGAGGGTCTTGATTGTGGAAAGCCGACCCGAGCTTGGTGCGCTTTGGCAGCGGCATCTTGAGCGTCACGGGATGCAGGTCAGCTGTATGACCACGCAGAACGCGGCAATGGCCTATGTTGCTGAATATAAGGTGGATATCATCATTCTGGACCTGGTGATCGAAGGTGGGTCTGCACTGGCGGTCTCTGATTTTGCCGCACTGAACCAACCCGATGCGCGGATCATCTTTGTGACCAATACCCGCTTTTTCTCGGATGGATCAATCTTTGGCCTTGCGGCAAATGCACGGGCCTTTCTGCCCGCTGGCACTCCGCCGGAAGATCTGGCCGTCATGGTCGAACATTATGGCACCCAAGGCCGCCAGTTTCATGCGCGTTCGTGAGGGGCGTTAAAATCAAGCTGGGGGTTTATCGGGATGATCCGGTTTGGATTGATGGTTTCATGGCTGTAGTGATAATGGCGCACAATGTGATCCATGTTCACCGTCGCGGCAATACCGGGCGTTTGATACAATGCGCGGGTATAGGCCCATAGGTTCGGGTAATCCACGATCCGGCGGCGGTTACATTTGAAATGCAGATGATACACCATGTCGAACCGCACCAGCGTCGGGAACAGCCGCCAATCGGCCTCGGTCAGCTGTGCACCCATCAGATAGCGGTTCTTTGACAACCGCTGCTCGATCCAGTCAAGCGTGTCAAACAATGGCACAACAGCCTCGTCATAGGCATCCTGCGTGGTGGCAAATCCGCAGCGATACACGCCGTTGTTGAAACTGTCGTAGATGCGGTCGTTCACCGGACCGATGGCGTCGCGCAGGTCCGCGGGCCAGTAGTCCTGAGTATTGCCGGTAATATCATCAAACGCGCTGTTGAACATGCGGATAATTTCAGAACTTTCGTTGGACACAATGGTGCCCTGCACCTTGTCCCACAGGATCGGCACGGTCACCCGGCCGGTGAACGCAGGATCTGCGCGGGTATAGATGTCGCGGGCAAATGGCAGACCAAAAAGCGTGTCGCCCGTGGCACCGGGATAGCCGTCGTCAAACGTCCAGCCGTCGCTTAGCATTTCGGGATGTACCACGCTGATGGTGATGTGATCACTCAGGTCTTTCAGCGCACGAAAGATCAGGGTGCGGTGGGCCCATGGGCAGGCATAGCTGACGTAAAGATGATAACGCCCGCTTTCTGCCTTGAACCCTGCCTGCCCTGAGGGACCCGCAGTGCCATCGGCGGTGACCCAATTGCGAAACTGCGCAGCGGAGCGTTCGAATTTGCCACCAGAAGACTTGGTATCATACCATTTGTCCTGCCATTTTCCGTCGACCAACAGCCCCATGTTTCATGCTCCTTTGCCTGTTAGCGGGATTGTAGCCTTGTTGTCATACTCTGCCCATATCAGTCGGAGGCGCAGCGGGGCTGCATCAGTGCACAGCCCGAATTCGGTTGATTTTTCTGTGGCATAGGCCACGTTAGGAGTATTGGGGTGGAGATGTATATGGAAGCGATGTTGTCGAAAGAGATACTTGCGGGGCTTGAGGCCGCGCGCCGCGAAAACCTGCGCCGTGCGTCAAGGTTGCGTCTGGAGGTCGAGGGGCAAAGCTACCCTGTGCTGCGCAAGTGGAAAAGCGGGTTTGCGGTTGCGGCTGAAAATGCGCCGCATCTGCGTGGATTGGTGGATTTGTTCGACGGCGGCGACCACCTGTTTCAATGCCTGATTGTCGCAAGTCAGGAAGAAGAAGGTGAAATGCAGTTTGAATTCAAACGCGCGACCGCTGTTGCAACAGCAGCCGCGCTTGATTTTGAACGCGCCTTTGACGCGCCGGTGGCCCTGATCGCCGCAGACTAGAGGCGGCGAAAGTCAGGTCGGTTTGGCAAGTTCCTTGAACCGCGCGCGGGCCTGCGAGAAGGAAAGCAGTCTTCTGCCTTCCTCGTCCCATAGGTGCAGGCGGGCATTGGCCAGACTTTCGCGGATCGTCATCCGGTTGCCTTCGGCCAGATCACTGTGATCACGCAGCACCTCGGGCAGGCGGTAAAACGGGATGCGGCTGTATAGATGATGCACGTGATGCACCCCGATATTGGCGCTAAGCCATTGCAGGATCGATGGCATTACATAGTGCGAGCTGCCATGCAAAGCGGCCTCGTGCAATTGCCAGTCCTCATCATTTTCCCAATGGGTCGTTTCAAACTGGTGCTGAACGTAGAACAGCCAGACACCGGCAGTCGC
This DNA window, taken from Sulfitobacter pacificus, encodes the following:
- the cbiB gene encoding adenosylcobinamide-phosphate synthase CbiB, with the translated sequence MSSACILIIALVLDALIGEPKWLWNRLPHPAVLMGRLIGWCDQRFNRGSGRKGKGIFVVLGLVMLGCILGALLSLFGPIVEMIITAILLAHRSLVQHVCAVADGLRLSLPQGRRAVAMIVSRDTRNMDAPAVARSAIESGAENLSDGVIAPAFWFLIGGLPGLLVYKLINTADSMIGYLTPRFADFGWAAARLDDLLNWVPARLTALLIALPAHGLSQWPAIRRDAALHKSPNAGWPEAAMSRAIAVALAGPRAYDGIMQEFAWVNPRGARTIGAPHIDACITRLWQAWATGLALLFVIAMLLG
- a CDS encoding response regulator, with the protein product MRVLIVESRPELGALWQRHLERHGMQVSCMTTQNAAMAYVAEYKVDIIILDLVIEGGSALAVSDFAALNQPDARIIFVTNTRFFSDGSIFGLAANARAFLPAGTPPEDLAVMVEHYGTQGRQFHARS
- the smc gene encoding chromosome segregation protein SMC; protein product: MRFSKLRLTGFKSFVDPTDLIIADGLTGVVGPNGCGKSNLLEGLRWVMGENRPKAMRGGGMEDVIFAGAATRPARNFAEVALHIDNSERLAPAGFNDSDNLEIVRRITRDVGSAYKAAGKDVRARDVQMLFADASTGAHSPALVRQGQIAELINAKPKNRRRILEEAAGISGLYQRRHEAELKLNGAEANLARVDDVIEQLATQLAQLARQARQAARYREIGDALRRSEGMLLFRRWREAEDARALAEAELRNQTTLATQAQAVVQAAAKARQVAEDALPALREEDAIAAAVMQRLSVQRDTLTDQETRAQQTIETLTGRIAQLTRDIDREAGLNRDAGETIARLEWEAGELAKAGEGHAEALEAASQAAQEAAGVLQARESDLSEQTEDVARLAARHGSAQRLLEDSRKTQAKSESEAQKAQEAAAQSQLTLDQAKAGFEIAQAAEVAAVAAAEQAEVALLNAEEARAETQAREADARGERSEAEGEMNALRAEVAALAKLVERDTAEGGQILDRLQVEHGFEKALGAALADDLRAPEVEADGPSGWAVLPRYDQGQSLPAGVTPLSQHVSVPDVLDRRMGQIGLVDPDEGPGLQAALLPGQRLVSLEGDLWRWDGFRAWAEDAPSAAALRLQQLNRLEVLKQALEQASQQAEGARAAHDSLTRRLAEQTDADKRAREARRNADRAVADAGRALSRVEADRNLAEGRLESLGLAVKRHEDEAMAARGRVLEAERALAELGDLADARAGIEDLRMTVEAARITMMSRRSAHDELRREGDARVKRSQEVTKETSGWRHRLETAEKRSAELVERKEASEAELKEASAAPAEIAAKRDELSAAIQTAETRKTGAADALSAAEMALREATVAEREAERDASEAREARARSDARAEAAKETVAAAAERILEDSQMTPEELLTSLNATPDKMPGAGALEADVNRLKRQRDALGAVNLRAEEDAKEVQEEYDTLTGEKGDLEEAIKTLRSGIASLNREGRERLLTAFEQVNSNFSMLFTHLFGGGDANLVMVESDDPLEAGLEIMCQPPGKKLSTLSLLSGGEQTLTAMALIFAVFLANPAPICVLDEVDAPLDDANVTRFCDLLDEMCRQTDTRFLIITHHAVTMARMDRLFGVTMAEQGVSQLVSVDLKKAETLVA
- a CDS encoding lytic murein transglycosylase; its protein translation is MRRLLLSLMFAGLAHSAAAECGGSFTNFIGGLKSEAAAKGIPQITADAFFASVRQDPAVLQADRKQGVFQLPFVEFSRRLISNDRINRGRANGERYDSIFDRIERDYGVDRGVLLAFWAFETDYGSFQGDFNTANALVTLAHDCRRPELFRPQVFAAIELFARGQFDPRSTTGAWAGEIGMVQMLPRDILENGVDGDGDGKVSLKTSAPDALMSGGKMLQDLGWRAGEPWLAEVTMPATFDWSLTGLETVKSTEDWQALGVTPRNGPLHAGLEAAILLPQGRKGPAFLAYPNFRVYFDWNQSFTYVMTAAYFATRLQGAQVFDAGNPDQGLEGGDMKNLQTRLQARGHDVGGIDGILGAATRAAVRVEQARLGMAVDGWPTPALLSKL
- a CDS encoding glutathione S-transferase family protein, with the protein product MGLLVDGKWQDKWYDTKSSGGKFERSAAQFRNWVTADGTAGPSGQAGFKAESGRYHLYVSYACPWAHRTLIFRALKDLSDHITISVVHPEMLSDGWTFDDGYPGATGDTLFGLPFARDIYTRADPAFTGRVTVPILWDKVQGTIVSNESSEIIRMFNSAFDDITGNTQDYWPADLRDAIGPVNDRIYDSFNNGVYRCGFATTQDAYDEAVVPLFDTLDWIEQRLSKNRYLMGAQLTEADWRLFPTLVRFDMVYHLHFKCNRRRIVDYPNLWAYTRALYQTPGIAATVNMDHIVRHYHYSHETINPNRIIPINPQLDFNAPHERA
- a CDS encoding FadR/GntR family transcriptional regulator, whose amino-acid sequence is MPFQPVASEKLSTAVVRQIELLILRGILRAGERLPPERELAERLKVSRPSLRDAISELQTVGLLSAKPGAGVYVADVLGSAFSPALVALFGRHDEAVFDYLSFRRDMEALAAERAARLGSDTDLAVVNAVFQKMEAAHEKRVPDEEAQLDAQFHMAIIEASHNVVMLHMMRSMYELLRGGVFYNRQVMFKQRTNRAALLDQHRAINDALQARDGDAARAAIEAHLDFVEASLADQQKAERNERVARQRLEHETNG
- a CDS encoding threonine-phosphate decarboxylase, which gives rise to MQDKRDHGGNLDAAIDRFGGNRESWLDLSTGINPDSYPLPPIPQAAWTALPDVAARHALIDAARQFWSVPDSAGILPVAGASVAIAHIPLLATTGRVNIPGPTYNEHAASFAAAGWEVGDAAPHDANVHVHPNNPDGRLWGPQDCIGSLRVIDESFCDVAPDRTLMAEATKPGTLILKSFGKFWGLAGVRLGFVIGDPALLDRLAGMLGPWAVAGPALEVGTTALRDLNWAEATRARLAQDAIRLDRLFTKQGAKPVGGTSLFRLYEVENASQWQDRLARHHIWSRVFPYNPRWLRLGLPATNRWSQLEAALA
- a CDS encoding rhodanese-like domain-containing protein translates to MALKTSAAEMVAAARARIEEIETADGIAMVNDPAVQIVDLRDPRERARSGFIPGSFHCPRGMLEFWVDPDSPYFKDVFAQDKKFVFHCASGWRSAISVATLQDMGFDAAHLKEGFGAWEKAGGPVEKVAPK